The Synechocystis sp. PCC 7509 genome includes a window with the following:
- a CDS encoding PEP-CTERM sorting domain-containing protein — protein sequence MISVKQLSIATVGIALGLGSIAPVSAASLYQISGLDFTPSDINDSAQVVGENYFWQNGNVTDLNTLAGANNSNVFARAINNNGAIVGGGLTVNEPTTTQTTIPFQAFISDGNTISDLPRNYFCEFSCPTITAEDINDSGTIALIYDFRVGLVQESDGTTTEVLGARQVSNTAINNQDQVVGTGIFSGSGNQGIFAEDGNQTTLIANTSSGVAGVPQSAANDINDSSNIVGRSSTISSTNTVFETATLWTDPTQPGVSLGTLGGENSDATGINNLMQVVGSSFLEDNSTQHAFLWEEGNLIDLNSLIDPGLGWELTSALEINSSGDIIGTGLYNGVQRGFVAKAIPEPSSVLGVLGLGLFGLRGWLKRKK from the coding sequence GTGATTTCAGTAAAGCAGTTATCAATTGCCACCGTCGGGATTGCCCTTGGGCTAGGAAGTATTGCACCTGTTAGCGCAGCTTCTTTATATCAAATTAGCGGGTTAGATTTTACGCCATCAGATATTAACGATAGCGCTCAGGTAGTAGGAGAAAATTATTTTTGGCAAAATGGCAATGTTACGGATCTAAATACCCTTGCGGGTGCTAACAACAGCAATGTTTTCGCTAGAGCTATCAATAATAATGGTGCGATCGTTGGCGGTGGATTAACCGTAAATGAGCCTACTACTACCCAAACGACTATACCCTTTCAAGCATTCATCTCAGATGGCAATACAATTTCTGACTTACCCCGTAATTACTTCTGCGAATTCTCTTGTCCTACTATCACTGCTGAAGATATCAACGATTCCGGTACAATAGCACTAATTTATGATTTTCGCGTCGGCTTAGTCCAAGAAAGCGATGGGACAACAACTGAGGTACTAGGTGCTAGACAAGTTTCCAATACTGCTATCAACAATCAAGATCAAGTAGTTGGTACTGGTATATTTAGTGGTAGTGGTAATCAGGGTATATTTGCTGAAGACGGCAACCAAACTACTCTCATAGCCAACACTTCTTCGGGCGTTGCGGGTGTACCTCAATCTGCTGCAAACGATATTAACGATTCAAGTAACATCGTTGGCAGGTCTAGTACAATTAGTTCTACTAATACAGTATTTGAGACGGCGACTTTGTGGACAGATCCTACTCAACCTGGAGTGAGTTTAGGGACATTGGGCGGTGAAAATAGCGATGCAACTGGTATCAATAACTTGATGCAAGTGGTTGGTTCTTCCTTTTTGGAAGACAACTCTACACAACACGCTTTTTTATGGGAAGAGGGCAACTTAATTGACCTCAATAGCTTGATAGATCCTGGACTAGGTTGGGAATTAACTTCAGCTCTTGAGATTAATAGTAGTGGAGATATTATTGGAACTGGTCTTTATAACGGCGTACAGCGCGGCTTTGTGGCTAAAGCAATACCTGAACCAAGTTCAGTTTTGGGAGTATTAGGTTTAGGATTATTTGGTCTGAGGGGATGGTTAAAGCGTAAAAAATAA
- a CDS encoding eIF2A-related protein: MTIEEAIAFIEQVVEPKQLNKLQLLVLASSIQGHSYQEMSKSSGYDCGYIKDTGYKLWVLLSETLGEKVNKQNCQVVIKRFAQKNINPAPVVSGIQDWGEAIDVSVFYGRSQELTTLQKWIVGDRCRLVTILGMGGIGKTALAVKIAEQVKTDFEFVIWRSLRNAPAIEKLLSDLILFVSHQQAGEKLGTIDEQISLLIKYLNSSRCLLVFDNTETILASCEQGGNYRPGYEGYGQLIRRIADERHQSCLVLTSREKPTGLSAREGDILPVKSLSLAGVAQETGQIILTSVGLTQFAEDAKELSDRYAGNPLALKIAAATIKSLFGGSISAFISQGTIIFGDIWDLLAQQCDRLSDLEQQIMRWLAIARERVTLQELHADILPKIPQRELMEVLESLQKRSLIEINTLGCTQQPVVMEYITECLVKQFYSEIYHHQLSLLNSYALIKASAKDYIREAQIRLILQPVTEALKNAFENKQLLKAHLDQLLPTLRANSFYQNGYVAGNLLNLYWHLQIDLGNVTDYSHLAVRQAYLPNVTLHQFNFTQTEMDRCVFAETFGGITCVAFSPDGQLVATSDTGGNIHIRLACDGRQLNICKGHGHWAWAVCFSPNGQFLASVADDYLVKLWDVKTGKCLTTLKGHTYSVNTVAFSPDGRILATSGQDREIRLWDLTNIKNPPRILQGHSERVWSVAFSPDGRLLASASEDKAIALWDLATGNCQYLQGHTNWVRSVAFSPDSQTIASGSYDQTLRLWDVKSRQCLNIIPAHTSVITAVTFSNNGRWLASSSYDQTLKLWDVQTGNCYKTFIGHTNRVWSVAFSPDSRTLVSGADDHATALWNIKTGECDRTIIGHTNSVLAIALSNDGNFLASGHEDQNIRLWNLALNQCYQTIPGHTNRVWSVAFAPTEELLATGSADRTIKLWNYKSGECLRTILGHSSWVWSVVFSPDGNYLASASYDQTIKLWEVKTGKCLQTLADHKASVTAVAFSPDGKYLASSSFDQTVKVWEVCTGKCIFTFQGHTNSVWAVSFSPDGQQLASGSFDCSIRVWNIATGVCTHILTGHTAPVTSISYQPIEMAFPTADNWRLVSGSFDQTIRQWNLFNGECTQTLSGHTGIVYSLAMSASIPKEVVFSSSFDETIKVWNLETNNCFLSMRSPRPYEGMQITNVKGLTQAQKSTLKALGAVEN; this comes from the coding sequence ATGACTATTGAAGAAGCGATCGCATTTATTGAGCAAGTTGTAGAACCAAAGCAATTGAATAAGCTGCAACTCCTTGTCCTGGCTTCCTCAATTCAAGGTCATTCCTATCAAGAGATGTCGAAAAGCTCTGGCTACGACTGCGGCTATATTAAAGACACTGGTTATAAGTTGTGGGTTTTGCTTTCGGAGACTTTGGGAGAAAAAGTAAATAAGCAAAATTGTCAGGTAGTTATTAAACGTTTTGCTCAAAAAAATATAAATCCTGCTCCCGTAGTTTCGGGGATTCAAGATTGGGGAGAAGCAATAGATGTTTCAGTGTTTTATGGGCGATCGCAAGAATTAACTACTCTGCAAAAATGGATAGTAGGCGATCGCTGTCGATTAGTTACAATTTTGGGTATGGGCGGAATTGGTAAAACTGCTCTAGCGGTGAAGATTGCCGAACAAGTAAAAACAGATTTTGAATTTGTGATTTGGCGAAGTCTGCGTAATGCACCAGCTATTGAAAAGCTGCTATCTGACTTGATTTTATTTGTTTCTCACCAGCAAGCAGGGGAAAAACTTGGCACTATTGACGAGCAAATTTCTCTATTAATTAAATATCTCAATTCCTCACGCTGTCTGTTAGTCTTTGACAATACCGAAACAATCTTGGCTAGTTGCGAACAAGGAGGAAACTATCGCCCTGGCTACGAAGGTTACGGACAACTAATTAGACGCATTGCTGACGAGCGCCATCAAAGTTGTTTAGTCTTAACAAGTAGAGAAAAACCTACCGGATTATCGGCTAGAGAAGGTGATATTCTCCCGGTAAAGTCGCTGTCTCTTGCTGGAGTTGCTCAAGAAACTGGGCAAATAATCCTTACTTCTGTTGGTTTAACGCAGTTTGCAGAGGATGCAAAAGAACTAAGCGATCGCTATGCTGGTAATCCTTTAGCCCTCAAAATTGCCGCCGCTACTATTAAATCTTTGTTTGGGGGAAGTATTAGCGCCTTTATTAGCCAAGGTACGATTATTTTTGGCGATATTTGGGATTTACTTGCACAACAATGCGATCGCTTGTCAGACTTAGAACAGCAAATAATGCGCTGGTTGGCAATTGCGCGCGAACGAGTAACTTTACAAGAATTACACGCAGACATCCTTCCCAAAATCCCCCAGCGCGAACTAATGGAGGTGCTGGAATCTCTGCAAAAGCGATCGCTAATTGAAATTAATACTCTTGGCTGCACCCAACAACCAGTAGTTATGGAATACATAACAGAATGCTTGGTCAAACAGTTTTATAGCGAAATTTATCACCACCAATTATCACTACTTAATAGCTACGCCTTAATTAAAGCTTCCGCTAAAGACTATATCCGCGAAGCGCAAATTAGATTGATTCTGCAACCTGTAACCGAAGCGCTGAAAAATGCTTTTGAAAATAAGCAGCTACTGAAAGCCCATCTCGACCAACTTTTGCCAACTTTACGGGCTAACTCTTTCTACCAAAATGGTTATGTTGCCGGAAATCTGCTTAACTTGTATTGGCATCTGCAAATCGATTTAGGCAATGTTACAGATTATTCGCATTTAGCTGTCCGTCAAGCTTATTTACCTAACGTAACTCTGCATCAATTTAACTTTACCCAAACCGAAATGGATCGCTGTGTATTTGCAGAAACCTTTGGGGGAATTACTTGTGTTGCTTTTAGTCCTGATGGTCAATTAGTCGCCACTAGCGATACTGGTGGTAATATTCATATTCGGCTTGCTTGTGATGGCAGACAGTTAAATATTTGTAAAGGTCATGGACACTGGGCTTGGGCGGTTTGTTTTAGTCCTAATGGTCAATTTTTGGCAAGTGTGGCGGATGATTATTTAGTCAAGCTTTGGGATGTAAAAACGGGCAAATGTTTAACGACTTTAAAAGGACATACTTATTCAGTAAATACGGTGGCTTTTAGTCCTGATGGGCGAATTTTGGCAACTAGCGGTCAAGATCGAGAGATTAGGCTTTGGGATTTAACAAATATTAAAAATCCTCCCCGCATCTTACAAGGACATTCTGAGCGCGTGTGGTCGGTGGCTTTTAGTCCCGATGGGCGACTTCTAGCTAGTGCGTCGGAAGATAAGGCGATCGCACTATGGGATTTAGCAACGGGTAATTGTCAATATCTCCAAGGACATACAAACTGGGTGAGAAGTGTGGCTTTTAGTCCCGATAGTCAAACGATTGCTAGTGGTAGCTACGACCAAACTTTGAGGTTGTGGGATGTTAAATCTAGGCAATGCTTAAACATTATTCCCGCTCACACAAGTGTAATAACGGCGGTGACTTTTAGTAATAATGGGCGATGGTTAGCTAGTAGCAGTTACGACCAAACTCTTAAACTTTGGGATGTCCAAACGGGGAATTGCTACAAGACTTTTATCGGACATACTAACCGCGTTTGGAGTGTGGCCTTTAGTCCCGATAGTCGGACGTTAGTTAGTGGCGCCGATGACCATGCAACGGCGTTGTGGAATATTAAAACTGGGGAATGCGATCGCACAATTATCGGACATACTAATTCAGTATTGGCGATCGCTTTAAGTAATGACGGTAATTTCTTAGCAAGCGGACACGAAGACCAAAATATTCGGTTATGGAATTTAGCCCTTAATCAATGCTACCAAACCATTCCCGGACATACTAACCGAGTTTGGAGTGTGGCTTTTGCGCCTACGGAGGAGCTTTTAGCTACAGGTAGCGCCGATCGCACGATTAAATTATGGAATTATAAATCTGGGGAATGTCTGCGGACTATATTGGGTCATTCTAGTTGGGTTTGGTCGGTGGTTTTTAGTCCTGATGGCAACTACTTAGCCAGTGCTAGTTACGATCAAACGATCAAGCTTTGGGAAGTAAAAACCGGAAAATGCTTGCAAACTTTGGCAGATCATAAAGCTTCAGTAACGGCGGTGGCTTTTAGTCCTGATGGTAAATACTTGGCTAGTAGTAGTTTCGACCAAACGGTTAAAGTGTGGGAAGTCTGCACAGGAAAATGTATTTTTACCTTCCAAGGACATACTAACAGCGTTTGGGCAGTTTCTTTTAGTCCCGATGGTCAGCAATTAGCTAGTGGCAGTTTTGATTGTAGTATCCGTGTCTGGAATATCGCTACTGGAGTATGTACGCATATATTAACAGGACATACCGCCCCTGTGACTTCAATTTCTTATCAACCAATAGAAATGGCTTTCCCTACCGCCGATAATTGGCGATTAGTAAGCGGTAGCTTTGATCAAACTATTCGTCAGTGGAATTTATTTAATGGAGAATGCACCCAGACGTTGAGCGGACATACAGGAATTGTTTATTCTCTAGCCATGTCTGCGTCGATACCCAAAGAAGTTGTTTTTAGTAGCAGCTTTGACGAAACTATTAAAGTTTGGAATTTGGAAACGAATAATTGTTTTTTGTCAATGCGATCGCCTCGTCCCTACGAAGGAATGCAAATTACCAATGTCAAAGGCTTGACTCAAGCCCAAAAATCAACTTTAAAAGCATTAGGCGCGGTAGAAAATTAG
- a CDS encoding DUF2281 domain-containing protein, whose translation MDALTTNREQIIESIKTLPEESLAELINFVDYLRYKSTEKQPPKPSSNFLLSIAGLGTSVEKDVSGRDDYS comes from the coding sequence ATGGACGCTTTAACCACGAATCGAGAGCAAATTATTGAGTCAATTAAGACATTGCCAGAAGAATCTCTCGCGGAACTCATCAATTTTGTTGATTACCTTCGCTACAAATCAACCGAAAAACAGCCTCCAAAACCTAGCAGCAACTTTTTACTTTCCATTGCAGGCTTAGGAACTTCAGTAGAGAAGGACGTTTCAGGGCGAGATGACTATAGTTGA
- a CDS encoding N-acetylmuramoyl-L-alanine amidase — MANWILFARDSSGMPLVSAMNGGSPENSLSTNLKANLIGFLQLFSGVGTFLVAKPSGTDNEVESVDLLPRTDLDTPTNSSALSSATWFQFFCDDDGQPVVVAMDGTNPAEFYKGNLKLALIDFLSRYSNANTFQIAPAGTSISGSVAEWKPSPPLPPSKHRVMLEIGHGPGVPFDPGAIAHDSVTTEHSLNIIAANSARNVIAKAGINCTVIDTVGSLHGIGLQSSGFDVFCSVHHNSFNGTVQRAEAFSHATKGDGLDSDLAGMIATELSKTLSIPNAGAKKAKLGVLSGAEDTNVRVAVLAEVYFIDFKGNGTLPKPHLKDFSTRGGEAIGRGIVEWLKKHP, encoded by the coding sequence ATGGCTAATTGGATCTTATTTGCCCGCGATTCGAGCGGTATGCCCCTGGTATCTGCCATGAATGGCGGATCTCCAGAAAACAGCCTTAGCACCAATCTCAAAGCTAATCTGATTGGATTTCTACAACTTTTTTCGGGGGTAGGTACATTTTTAGTAGCAAAACCTAGTGGTACTGACAATGAAGTAGAATCTGTCGATCTTCTTCCGCGTACTGATTTAGATACACCCACTAATTCTAGTGCGCTATCTAGTGCTACGTGGTTTCAATTTTTTTGTGATGATGATGGTCAACCTGTTGTAGTGGCTATGGATGGTACTAACCCTGCTGAGTTCTACAAAGGGAATCTTAAGTTAGCCTTAATTGATTTCTTGAGCAGATACTCTAACGCTAATACTTTTCAAATTGCTCCGGCGGGTACATCAATTTCTGGGAGTGTTGCTGAATGGAAACCCTCACCACCATTGCCACCAAGTAAACATCGAGTAATGCTAGAAATTGGACATGGGCCTGGAGTTCCCTTCGATCCAGGTGCGATCGCTCATGACAGTGTAACTACAGAACATTCTCTCAATATTATTGCTGCTAATTCTGCCCGAAATGTAATTGCTAAAGCGGGTATCAACTGTACTGTTATCGATACTGTAGGAAGCTTACACGGTATTGGTTTGCAGTCATCTGGTTTTGACGTTTTTTGCAGCGTTCACCACAACTCATTTAATGGAACAGTTCAGAGAGCAGAAGCGTTTTCCCATGCGACTAAAGGTGATGGATTAGATAGCGACCTTGCTGGAATGATAGCCACAGAGCTTTCTAAGACTCTCAGTATTCCCAATGCAGGCGCAAAGAAAGCCAAGCTAGGGGTTTTGTCGGGTGCAGAAGATACTAATGTTCGAGTTGCTGTTCTAGCGGAAGTTTATTTTATTGACTTCAAAGGTAATGGAACATTGCCAAAACCTCACCTCAAAGATTTTTCAACTCGTGGAGGTGAAGCAATTGGTCGAGGAATTGTTGAGTGGTTAAAAAAGCACCCCTAA